From Mucilaginibacter inviolabilis, a single genomic window includes:
- a CDS encoding AraC family transcriptional regulator → MKPLLLKVSSGPAHSFSVRRDVLPDINNRWHCHPELELIYFKKGSGTQFVGDSIKQFKAGDMTLVGSNLPHYWRFDDVYFDHNGHEKVEIIVVHFCENFWGDHFLQLPENKLIKVLLERSKRGLQISGSTKEKLTRLLEDMLDTDGAERIITLLKTLNTMAISNPVNYLTSIGFKYDHNESENDRLNNIYEYSVRNFRKKIYLDEIAEIAGVSSNSFCRYFKSKTRKTYSQFIIEIKVGYACKLLIENKMNIKQLCYDSGFNNFSTFHKHFKQVTGKSPLMYQKEFTKNP, encoded by the coding sequence ATGAAACCGCTTTTACTGAAAGTTTCTTCGGGGCCCGCACATTCATTTAGTGTAAGGCGCGATGTGTTGCCCGATATCAATAACCGCTGGCATTGCCATCCGGAACTTGAATTAATTTACTTTAAAAAAGGTAGTGGTACCCAGTTTGTCGGCGACAGTATTAAGCAATTTAAGGCTGGCGATATGACCTTGGTTGGCTCAAACCTGCCGCATTACTGGCGTTTTGATGATGTTTACTTTGATCATAACGGGCACGAGAAAGTAGAAATAATTGTAGTGCACTTTTGTGAAAACTTTTGGGGTGACCATTTTTTGCAGCTACCCGAAAACAAGCTGATCAAAGTTTTACTGGAACGATCAAAAAGGGGCCTGCAGATAAGTGGAAGCACCAAAGAAAAACTCACCCGATTGCTGGAAGATATGCTGGATACTGATGGTGCCGAAAGAATCATTACGCTGCTCAAAACACTCAATACTATGGCCATCAGCAATCCGGTTAACTACCTCACCTCTATTGGTTTCAAGTATGATCATAACGAATCAGAGAACGACAGGCTCAACAATATATATGAATACTCGGTACGTAATTTCAGGAAAAAGATATACCTGGATGAGATTGCCGAAATAGCAGGAGTAAGCTCCAACTCTTTTTGCCGGTATTTTAAATCAAAAACCCGTAAAACCTATTCACAGTTTATCATCGAAATAAAAGTAGGTTATGCCTGTAAGCTGCTGATAGAAAACAAGATGAACATCAAACAATTATGCTACGATAGCGGCTTCAATAACTTTTCAACTTTCCATAAGCACTTTAAACAAGTAACCGGGAAAAGCCCGCTGATGTACCAAAAGGAGTTTACTAAAAATCCGTAA